In a genomic window of Pelecanus crispus isolate bPelCri1 chromosome 1, bPelCri1.pri, whole genome shotgun sequence:
- the LOC142596339 gene encoding uncharacterized protein LOC142596339 — translation MTGQRFGKCIALCLLPWSCLSFAWSDAAGPGTALPGAGHVRKGPPRDVANGTYVHSNISAPCTALPPPRYGYYYVDRGSGVSLGSVLVYWCQEGYQLVGSERLSCLRRESTSSWSHPPPHCQAAPQPSASGARAAVAASLLSGAVVLALSASFAVCCWRDRARRNRGGQQHRRKGRGGRKYDPSTPERGRNAFGRLKHYHRRDYHLSALSSSVFPGAFTGRNNLAFQRSPEHPPKLPLPSWHPEAQVVPQLVLQPRAAPTTALPSQPSRKPRNVLLPAMPCCADLPKDLLPLYYRSYEEHELFNKFGRPV, via the exons ATGACAGGACAAAGGTTTGGGAAATGCATCGCCCTTTGCCTGCTGCCCTGGAGCTGCCTGAGTTTTGCCTGGAGTGATGCTGCTGGGCCCGGGACCGCCTTGCCTGGGGCAGGACACGTCAGAAAGGGGCCGCCCAGAGACGTTGCCAACGGGACCTATGTGCACAGCAACATCTCAG cgCCATGCACGGCTCTCCCCCCGCCGCGCTACGGATACTACTACGTGGACAGAGGCTCGGGCGTCTCCTTGGGCTCCGTCCTCGTGTACTGGTGCCAGGAGGGGTACCAGCTGGTGGGCAGCGAGAGGCTCTCCTGCCTCCGCCGGGAGAGCACTTCATCCTGGagccaccccccgccccactgCCAGG ccgccccgcaGCCCTCGGCCAGCGGCGCCCGCGCCGCGGTGGCCGCCTCGCTGCTGAGCGGAGCCGTCGTCCTGGCCCTCTCCGCCTCCTTCGCCGTCTGCTGCTGGCGGGACAGGGCGAGGAGGAACCGCGGGGG gcagcagcataggaggaaaggcagaggaggaCGGAAGTATGACCCCTCCACCCCAGAGAGGGGGAGGAATGCTTTTGGGAGACTGAAACACTACCACCGGCGCGACTACCACCTCTCAGCCCTCTCCAGCTCTGTGTTCCCGGGGGCGTTCACAGGCCGCAACAACCTGGCTTTCCAAAG GAGCCCCGAACACCCGCCAAAGCTGCCCCTGCCGAGCTGGCACCCCGAAGCGCAGGTCGTGCCCCAGCTGGTGTTGCAGCCCCGCGCAGCACCCACCAccgccctgcccagccagccgTCCCGCAAGCCCCGCAacgtgctgctgcctgccatgCCCTGCTGTGCCGACCTCCCTAAGGACCTGCTCCCCCTCTACTACAGAAGCTATGAGGAACATGAGCTCTTCAACAAGTTTGGGAGGCCAGTTTGA